The nucleotide window ACGTCCGCCCAGATGCCGTGCAACTGCACGGGTTCAACCGCCCGGAGGAAGTGGCCGCCCTCAAGGAGAAGGTCCCCGTGCGCGTCGTCAAGACCGTGCACCTGCAGGGAGCCCGCGCGCTCGCGCAGCCGGAGGGCGGCGCGCTGGAAGCCCTGGTTGCCGGGTATCTGGAGGCCGGAGCTGATGCCATCTTGCTGGACAGTTACCACGAGGGTAAGGTGGGGGCCACGGGGAGGACGGTGGACTTCCAGGTGGCCCGGCACCTCCGGGATGCTATCTGGCCCCGGCCGCTCCTCCTGGCCGGCGGGCTGGATGCCGGGAACGTGGGGGAAGCCATCCGCAGGGTACGGCCCTTCGCCGTGGATGTGTTCACCGGGGTTACCCGCGAGGGGCGTCTGGACCCGCTCAAGGTGCGGGAGTTCGTGGCAGCGGTGCGTCGTTGCCCGGGGGAAGGGAGATGAGTGGGTTGGCGAATGAGCGCTTTTCGCTCCCCGACGAAAGGGGATACTTCGGCCCCTTCGGGGGGAGGTTTGTCCCTGAGGTCCTGATCCCGGCCCTGGAAGAGCTTGATCAGGCTTACCGGGAGGCCAGGGAGGATGCGGCCTTCCAGCAGGAGTTCGAGGAGCACTCGCGCCGCTGGTCGGGGCGGCCCACTCCCCTGTGGTTCGCCCGACGGCTCAGCCAAAACTGCGGAGGAGCCCGCGTCTACCTCAAGCGCGAGGATCTGGCCCACACCGGCGCCCATAAGATCAACAACGCTCTGGGCCAGGCGCTGCTTGCCAGGAGGATGGGCAAGAAACGGATCATCGCGGAAACGGGAGCCGGGCAGCACGGGGTAGCGGTGGCGGCGGCCTGCGCCATGCTGGGGCTAGAGTGCGTGGTGTACATGGGCGAGGAAGACGTCCGCCGACAGGCTCTCAACGTGTTCCGCATGCGCCTGCTGGGGGCGGAGGTCAGGCCGGTGGCGGCCGGGAGCAAGACGTTGAAGGACGCCATCAACGAGGCCTTCCGCGACTGGGTGACCAACGTCCGCACCACCCATTACCTCCTCGGTTCCGTGGTGGGGCCCCACCCTTACCCCATGATGGTGCGTGACTTCCAGTCGGTCATCGGCCGGGAAGCCAGGGAGCAGATGTTGGCGTTGCTCGGCCGCCTCCCCGATTACGTGGTGGCCTGCGTGGGAGGCGGCTCCAACGCCATGGGCATCTTCCACGCTTTCCTGGCCGACCCCGAGGTGAATCTGGTGGGGGTGGAAGCCGGCGGGAAGGGACTGGAGACCGGCCAGCACGCCGCCTCGCTCGTCGCGGGGCGGGTGGGGGTGTTGCACGGAGCCAAGTCCTACGTGCTGCAGGACGAGGCCGGCCAGATCGGTGCCACCCACAGCATTTCCGCCGGCCTGGACTACCCCGGGGTGGGACCCGAGCACAGTTACCTGAAGGAAACCGGTCGGGTGAAATACGTGGCGGTGGGCGACCGGCAGGCGCTGGAGGCCTTCGAGCTCCTCTGTCGGACGGAGGGCATCGTGCCGGCCCTGGAGCCGGCCCACGCCGTGGCCTACGCGGCGGAGCTGGCCGCCTCCCTGGATGGGGACCGGGTTATCCTCGTCAACCTTTCCGGCCGGGGGGACAAGGATATGGACATCGTGGCCGGGGCGAGGGGGGTGAAACTATGAGCCGGGTGGCAGCTGCCTTCGCTCGCCGCCGGGGCACCGTCCTCATCCCCTACCTTACCGTGGGGCACCCCAACCTGGAGACGACCCTGGAAGCGGTACCCCTTTTGGAGGAAAGCGGCGCCGACCTGGTGGAGCTGGGGATTCCCTTTTCTGACCCGGTGGCCGATGGCGTGACCATTCAGGAGGCCAGTTTCCGGGCCCTGCAGGGGGGCGTTACCCCCGGCCGGTGTCTGGAGGTGGCCGCCCGGTTGCGGGAGCGCGTCCGCTTGCCGCTCCTCTTCCTGACCTACTTCAACCCCATCCTCAGCTACGGCCTAGAAGCCTTTTGCGCCGCTTCCGCCCGGGCGGGCGTGGACGGGCTCATCGTCCCCGACCTCCCTCCCGAGGAGGCG belongs to Bacillota bacterium and includes:
- a CDS encoding phosphoribosylanthranilate isomerase; the protein is MTRVMVCGSREEADIDLLVKAGVDAIGLITEVKQVLPCNLSRAQARRLAARIPPLISVVLVLTEERVEEVHRLVEHVRPDAVQLHGFNRPEEVAALKEKVPVRVVKTVHLQGARALAQPEGGALEALVAGYLEAGADAILLDSYHEGKVGATGRTVDFQVARHLRDAIWPRPLLLAGGLDAGNVGEAIRRVRPFAVDVFTGVTREGRLDPLKVREFVAAVRRCPGEGR
- the trpB gene encoding tryptophan synthase subunit beta, with the protein product MSGLANERFSLPDERGYFGPFGGRFVPEVLIPALEELDQAYREAREDAAFQQEFEEHSRRWSGRPTPLWFARRLSQNCGGARVYLKREDLAHTGAHKINNALGQALLARRMGKKRIIAETGAGQHGVAVAAACAMLGLECVVYMGEEDVRRQALNVFRMRLLGAEVRPVAAGSKTLKDAINEAFRDWVTNVRTTHYLLGSVVGPHPYPMMVRDFQSVIGREAREQMLALLGRLPDYVVACVGGGSNAMGIFHAFLADPEVNLVGVEAGGKGLETGQHAASLVAGRVGVLHGAKSYVLQDEAGQIGATHSISAGLDYPGVGPEHSYLKETGRVKYVAVGDRQALEAFELLCRTEGIVPALEPAHAVAYAAELAASLDGDRVILVNLSGRGDKDMDIVAGARGVKL